The proteins below are encoded in one region of Ferroplasma acidiphilum:
- a CDS encoding thymidine kinase: MKNIIIGKLTVITGPMFSGKTSRLIELLEREILAGRNTLLFKPEMDKRYDTTFVTTHKGMRLPAIVLNTDNEGVEKMYNLSKNVDVIGIDEAQFWNHGSILPEIADKIASENKIVYAAALNKNHLGNPFKTSMDIISRADQVYSLTAVCAKCGEDATFSQRILNGKEIFGEQIKIGGMESYEPRCRKCFVYPDVSEVQRLEE, encoded by the coding sequence ATGAAAAATATCATTATAGGAAAACTAACAGTTATCACCGGTCCTATGTTTTCAGGCAAAACTTCAAGATTAATTGAACTGTTAGAACGGGAAATTCTGGCAGGGCGAAATACTTTATTATTTAAGCCAGAAATGGACAAAAGATATGATACGACATTTGTGACCACCCATAAGGGCATGAGGCTTCCAGCAATAGTGTTAAATACAGATAATGAGGGCGTGGAGAAAATGTACAACCTGTCTAAAAATGTGGATGTGATAGGCATAGACGAAGCCCAGTTCTGGAATCACGGATCCATATTGCCCGAGATAGCAGATAAAATTGCCAGTGAAAATAAAATTGTTTATGCAGCTGCCCTGAACAAAAACCATCTTGGAAACCCTTTTAAAACTTCTATGGATATTATATCAAGGGCGGACCAGGTTTATTCATTGACCGCAGTATGTGCAAAATGCGGTGAAGATGCGACATTTTCTCAGAGAATTTTGAATGGCAAAGAAATATTCGGCGAGCAGATAAAAATAGGCGGCATGGAGAGTTATGAACCGCGATGCAGAAAATGTTTTGTTTACCCTGATGTATCTGAAGTTCAAAGGCTTGAAGAGTAA